AACCGAAGCCCTTCCGTGATATCCCGGGAGATTCGCAGGAACAGGGATGCCAAAACGGGCATTTACGAGAGCAACGTGGCGCAGCGTGCCTACGAGCGGCGGTT
This sequence is a window from Williamwhitmania taraxaci. Protein-coding genes within it:
- a CDS encoding helix-turn-helix domain-containing protein encodes the protein MAHINQEQRYVITLMLQQGKLQKEIALFINRSPSVISREIRRNRDAKTGIYESNVAQRAYERR